One Edaphobacter flagellatus genomic region harbors:
- a CDS encoding DUF1572 domain-containing protein produces the protein MSNEIGNLFLTASSAKLEQMTGYLTTCLQKLSDEQIWERHGAHENAIGNLVLHLCGNMRQWIMHGVGGATDVRVRDAEFSAADGLTASELIDLFKSTVWEARFVIDSLPAERLVERTTPQGRNVSMLEAIYQVVGHVQQHVGQIILLTKQMTGKDLDLTMPRPR, from the coding sequence ATGAGTAACGAGATCGGAAACCTGTTCCTTACCGCCTCCAGCGCAAAGCTTGAGCAGATGACCGGCTATCTGACAACCTGTTTGCAGAAGCTGAGCGATGAGCAGATATGGGAACGTCACGGCGCGCATGAGAACGCCATCGGCAATCTCGTGCTTCACCTATGCGGCAATATGCGTCAGTGGATCATGCACGGGGTTGGAGGCGCAACGGATGTACGCGTGCGTGATGCGGAGTTCAGCGCAGCGGACGGGCTCACGGCTTCTGAACTAATCGACCTCTTCAAATCCACTGTCTGGGAAGCTCGCTTTGTCATCGATTCCCTTCCGGCGGAGCGTCTCGTTGAGCGGACAACACCGCAAGGACGTAATGTCTCGATGCTCGAAGCCATCTATCAGGTTGTTGGGCACGTACAGCAGCACGTCGGCCAGATTATTCTTCTGACGAAGCAGATGACAGGCAAAGATCTCGACCTGACCATGCCGCGTCCGCGCTAG
- a CDS encoding glycoside hydrolase family 16 protein: MPKNENQRRLGRWPAFATRLSCVLASLLLAGCFAIYSPAQVPHEFSTSPIFEEEFDKPTLDLSKWSFRGLGKRDDCIVDPNAVSVANGVARIRIYSVKTGDKLTNYCGAISTQSSFLHTYGYWQAAVRFGYQPGMQCSFWIQSPSIGRYIGDPARSGVEIDVFEHVSRETKPDGFDHAVHWDGYQPLLHKSMAKDGQYPSLDDGKFHVFSLAWTPQNLTFYIDGKESWTLSGSDAGISQIAEYIILDTELPHADRGPAGGYGPLGATQNAYFDIDYVRVYPLKAAGQASSR; this comes from the coding sequence ATGCCGAAAAACGAAAACCAACGTAGACTAGGCCGCTGGCCTGCTTTCGCCACTCGGCTCTCCTGCGTCCTCGCCTCTCTGCTTCTGGCTGGATGCTTTGCTATCTACTCCCCGGCACAAGTCCCACATGAGTTCAGTACGAGCCCCATCTTCGAGGAGGAGTTCGATAAGCCAACATTGGATCTCAGTAAGTGGTCTTTTCGAGGCTTGGGAAAACGAGATGACTGTATCGTCGATCCCAACGCTGTCTCTGTAGCGAATGGTGTTGCACGGATTCGAATTTACTCCGTTAAAACTGGCGACAAACTCACCAATTACTGCGGCGCCATCTCCACGCAATCCAGTTTTCTTCATACCTATGGTTACTGGCAAGCTGCCGTCCGCTTCGGGTACCAGCCTGGTATGCAGTGTTCATTCTGGATACAAAGCCCAAGCATCGGGCGCTATATAGGCGACCCCGCGCGATCAGGCGTCGAGATAGACGTCTTTGAGCATGTCTCAAGGGAGACTAAGCCTGATGGGTTCGATCATGCGGTGCATTGGGACGGCTATCAACCGCTTCTGCATAAAAGCATGGCCAAGGACGGCCAATACCCATCGCTCGACGATGGGAAATTTCATGTCTTTAGTCTTGCGTGGACTCCGCAAAATCTGACGTTTTACATTGATGGCAAAGAAAGCTGGACGCTTTCTGGCTCAGATGCGGGCATCTCGCAGATTGCAGAGTACATCATTTTGGATACTGAGTTGCCCCATGCGGATCGCGGTCCTGCAGGAGGGTATGGGCCTTTGGGCGCAACGCAGAACGCGTACTTCGATATCGATTACGTAAGAGTTTATCCGTTGAAGGCTGCAGGACAAGCGTCGTCACGATAG
- a CDS encoding ligand-binding sensor domain-containing protein, with translation MLAISLVLTVLGSASVRATDQIQSVWQTKDGLPETNIQALAQTPDHYLWVGTTGGLLRFDGNEFTLFNHENTPELPIDDIASLLVTRTGTLWIGTAGGGLVRHDKNGFRKFVSAKQGGGFVRAMLEDKEGRLWIGALDGLFLIDGVNMVRVDDRKVVHRLQVFSMTIDRSGTIWIGGPSLYSVRGGKLTEYPFHDSKAQTAIEAILATDDGQLWIGTYSGLFRAPIKEQSPGTFTRVSDVEGAIHNLKAMSQDSVWIGTVSRGIYTYTHGVLKHLTTPSPLPSNEIFAILQDVENNIWIGTLAGLVRLSHSGLSVVPLSDASNSDVQAVYADPQGPVWVASTHLFRLSGGVMKRVEIPALAKVHVQTVLMDRAQTLWFGTQGNGVFHQSQGAVTQYAQREGLENGFVRALIQTRDGDLWVGTPGGLYRQNGHERFQRIRGWPESSIRVLLEDHAGTLWAGTEQGVYAWRQGVLQDSPVTRALQHIPVWSMCESSDGTLWLGTVGHGLYRWDANDQHMTILSTANGLPSDKIFGVLEDASHRIWLSSPNGISVIAASDVKNMDAASRGRLPLTFYRVSEGTLSTQLLGGIQPSGTITRNGDIWFPSIVGPLKISPAFTSKSSTVPIVLKQIIADGRSLPVKDPMKLAASVSQLEIHYGAIKLKSQSELRFRYFLENFDKRWNDAGSRREAYYTNLPPGRYTLHVVASDLSAPEITSEFTLSIVKQAHFYQSLWFYTACALVTIGLILLSHWLHRRRIEREFQAVLRERSRIAWEMHDTFLQGCASVSSLLEGISMTNALSSGPERTLLDSARSLVSATIDDARKVVWDLRQHTLGHGDITQLTGDLVAQTQERDGIRIEYVIKGQRVLLPQATAYQIVMVVREALLNAVRHANPSKVRLSIAFTKSDIEIEIVDDGKGFDMNAPREGSHFGISVMRERIQHLDGKLHVESAIGQGARITIFIPLGDIPTKAIHHD, from the coding sequence TTGCTTGCGATCAGCCTTGTGCTGACCGTGTTGGGAAGCGCCAGCGTCCGTGCAACGGATCAGATCCAATCTGTCTGGCAAACAAAAGATGGCTTGCCGGAGACGAACATTCAGGCCCTTGCTCAGACTCCTGACCACTATTTGTGGGTGGGAACGACGGGGGGCCTTCTTCGCTTTGACGGCAATGAGTTCACATTGTTTAACCATGAAAATACACCTGAGTTGCCTATCGACGACATAGCCAGTCTGCTGGTGACACGCACCGGCACGCTTTGGATCGGTACTGCAGGCGGCGGACTTGTACGCCATGACAAGAACGGTTTTCGCAAATTTGTCTCAGCAAAGCAAGGCGGTGGTTTTGTACGGGCGATGCTCGAAGACAAGGAGGGACGTCTCTGGATCGGAGCGCTCGATGGTCTCTTCCTAATTGATGGAGTAAACATGGTGCGCGTGGACGACAGGAAGGTAGTCCACAGATTGCAGGTGTTCTCCATGACGATCGACCGCTCAGGCACGATCTGGATTGGAGGGCCTTCCCTCTACTCAGTTCGAGGAGGGAAGCTGACCGAGTATCCTTTTCACGATTCCAAAGCCCAGACAGCCATTGAAGCGATTTTGGCTACGGATGATGGGCAGTTATGGATTGGCACGTATTCCGGTCTGTTCCGCGCTCCAATCAAGGAACAAAGTCCCGGCACCTTTACGCGGGTCAGTGATGTGGAAGGCGCTATTCACAACCTCAAAGCAATGTCCCAAGACAGCGTGTGGATTGGTACGGTTAGCCGGGGCATCTACACCTACACGCATGGTGTATTGAAACATTTGACGACGCCATCACCGCTTCCCAGCAACGAGATCTTCGCTATCTTGCAGGACGTGGAGAACAATATCTGGATCGGAACTCTGGCTGGCCTCGTTCGATTGAGCCATAGCGGCCTGTCGGTCGTGCCGTTGTCGGACGCTTCGAACTCGGATGTCCAGGCCGTGTATGCGGATCCGCAGGGACCCGTCTGGGTGGCTTCGACACATCTCTTCCGATTGTCGGGAGGAGTCATGAAGCGCGTGGAAATTCCGGCTCTGGCGAAGGTTCATGTTCAAACAGTCCTGATGGACAGAGCGCAGACGCTGTGGTTTGGCACGCAGGGTAACGGCGTCTTTCATCAAAGCCAAGGGGCTGTGACACAGTATGCGCAGCGCGAAGGATTGGAGAATGGTTTCGTGCGCGCGCTGATACAGACGCGGGATGGCGATCTCTGGGTGGGAACACCAGGGGGGCTCTATCGCCAGAACGGTCACGAGCGGTTCCAACGCATCCGCGGGTGGCCAGAAAGCAGCATTCGAGTGCTGCTGGAAGATCATGCGGGGACGCTCTGGGCGGGCACCGAACAGGGTGTCTACGCCTGGCGACAAGGCGTGCTCCAGGACAGTCCTGTGACGCGAGCATTGCAACATATTCCGGTGTGGTCCATGTGTGAAAGCAGTGATGGGACCCTTTGGCTCGGGACTGTGGGCCATGGTCTCTATCGGTGGGACGCAAATGACCAGCACATGACCATCTTAAGTACTGCTAACGGGCTACCATCGGACAAGATCTTTGGGGTTCTGGAAGATGCGAGTCATCGTATCTGGCTCAGTAGTCCGAACGGGATCTCTGTGATTGCCGCCAGTGATGTAAAAAATATGGATGCCGCGTCGCGCGGCCGCCTGCCGCTGACCTTTTACAGGGTGTCCGAGGGCACTCTGAGTACGCAGCTACTTGGAGGGATTCAACCCTCGGGCACCATAACCCGAAACGGCGACATCTGGTTCCCAAGTATTGTTGGGCCACTGAAGATTTCGCCTGCATTTACAAGCAAGAGCTCGACAGTTCCTATTGTGCTGAAGCAGATCATCGCCGATGGGCGTTCCCTGCCTGTCAAAGATCCGATGAAGCTGGCCGCTTCGGTTTCACAGCTTGAGATCCATTACGGTGCGATTAAACTTAAATCGCAAAGTGAATTGCGCTTCCGGTATTTTCTTGAAAATTTCGACAAGCGCTGGAATGATGCTGGATCGCGGCGTGAGGCGTATTACACGAACCTGCCTCCAGGACGCTATACCTTGCACGTCGTCGCTTCCGATCTTAGCGCGCCTGAGATCACTTCGGAGTTTACGCTCTCCATTGTGAAGCAGGCCCACTTCTACCAGAGCCTCTGGTTCTATACAGCCTGCGCTCTAGTCACAATCGGACTCATCCTATTAAGCCACTGGTTGCATCGGCGGCGCATTGAACGTGAATTTCAGGCCGTGCTTCGTGAGCGAAGCCGAATTGCGTGGGAAATGCATGACACGTTCCTACAGGGATGTGCCAGTGTCTCAAGTTTGTTGGAAGGAATCTCTATGACAAATGCATTGTCCAGCGGCCCAGAGAGGACGCTCCTCGACTCCGCACGCTCGCTGGTCAGCGCGACGATCGACGACGCGCGCAAGGTCGTTTGGGACCTGCGGCAACATACGCTTGGGCACGGCGATATTACGCAACTTACTGGTGATCTTGTAGCCCAGACACAGGAGCGGGATGGTATTCGAATCGAATATGTCATCAAAGGACAGAGGGTGTTGCTGCCGCAGGCGACTGCTTATCAAATCGTGATGGTCGTGCGGGAGGCTCTCTTGAACGCTGTACGCCATGCGAATCCGTCAAAAGTCCGATTGTCAATTGCCTTCACAAAGAGTGATATAGAGATCGAGATCGTGGATGATGGAAAAGGATTTGACATGAACGCGCCCCGGGAAGGCTCTCATTTCGGTATTTCTGTCATGCGCGAACGCATCCAGCATTTGGATGGGAAGCTGCATGTAGAAAGCGCAATCGGGCAGGGCGCTCGCATCACCATTTTCATTCCATTGGGAGATATCCCAACGAAGGCCATACACCATGACTGA
- a CDS encoding response regulator: MTEKTSRAIRVLVVDDHPYIRIGLAASINAQGDMNVVGEAGNGQEAIQAFQDLNPDVILMDIGMPRKSGVEVVQELRAMKVRTKIVMLTMYEGDEDVYQALKAGAEGYVLKGMSHQTILDAIRTVNRGERFVPPSVAEVYARHNPALELRPREREVLALMVAGKSNKEIASKLNIAEGTVKCHVSAIFLRLGVTDRAQAAMVARQRGLARV, translated from the coding sequence ATGACTGAGAAAACCTCACGCGCCATCCGGGTCCTTGTGGTGGACGATCATCCGTATATTCGCATTGGCCTCGCGGCGTCTATCAACGCGCAGGGCGACATGAACGTTGTGGGCGAGGCCGGGAATGGTCAAGAGGCCATCCAGGCGTTTCAGGATCTCAATCCGGATGTGATCCTGATGGATATCGGAATGCCCAGGAAGAGTGGTGTCGAGGTGGTGCAGGAGCTTCGCGCCATGAAAGTCCGCACAAAGATCGTGATGCTCACGATGTACGAGGGAGACGAGGATGTCTATCAGGCGCTGAAGGCCGGGGCGGAAGGCTATGTGCTCAAGGGCATGTCGCACCAGACGATTCTCGACGCCATCCGAACCGTGAATCGTGGAGAGCGCTTTGTTCCACCTTCAGTTGCTGAAGTGTATGCAAGACATAATCCGGCTTTAGAACTACGACCGCGAGAGAGAGAAGTCCTTGCACTCATGGTCGCGGGCAAAAGCAACAAAGAAATCGCTTCGAAGCTTAATATCGCGGAGGGCACTGTGAAATGCCATGTGAGCGCAATCTTCCTTCGTTTGGGAGTCACAGATCGTGCGCAGGCCGCGATGGTGGCGAGACAACGCGGCCTTGCACGCGTCTGA
- a CDS encoding CBM96 family carbohydrate-binding protein yields MNSHLLRKPIYWTIMLCLALGCGASLDAQSTPPFIVFDNTYYPNSTSVFDAAGTLRATVMYSQSTWPGTCNSTGCPNAPSESTFKADVSAYVTEFGSSNVIIFDYENLVLSAESSTAAATNAVALFKQMIGWAREVYPNAKIGMYDYDYSSTYAPNSTSGYNTLRAQLYDGSTNSFDFFAPTMYQRWSTHTAWDQNLANSIINDSAVNHANGLNLPIYPYFSPYTSGNTSSPLLADSEFQSELTDMTSCSTVSSTACQSILNSVTAVSGSCTKSGSGYSCSPVLGGILWTNGSSNVSPTAPWVLDVLSILSSPVNTSSSYEIVSIGQSNSCLDGNTTAGTVSLDTCAQTGGQEWTLSAASNGTYIIQNYGYQQANLGSGNNYDWTDTSNALTLAPVTSGTSPTSAQQWQVVSLRNGYYEFVEFGDYSTSGNTDSEECLTATSSGLTTAPCNGSASQIFQMPFVVGGGSQGLGDTADAYINNGSSANTNFGANSYVLVETAGTGYTRESYLKFDVSGITGTITKATVYLVPITVTGIDVDAAYVVTDNSWTGTGITWNNAPAFSSTQLATWSVSPSSVGWPVLFDVTSAATAAQSSGGLLSIGIDAPSASNYVAYASRRSGTTSYRPMLVVSTQ; encoded by the coding sequence ATGAACTCTCATCTACTTCGTAAGCCCATCTATTGGACGATAATGCTCTGTCTCGCCCTTGGTTGCGGCGCCTCGCTCGACGCACAGAGCACACCTCCGTTCATCGTCTTTGACAATACCTATTACCCGAACTCCACGAGCGTATTCGACGCCGCAGGGACGCTACGCGCCACGGTCATGTATAGCCAGAGCACGTGGCCCGGCACCTGTAATTCCACGGGATGCCCCAACGCTCCGTCAGAAAGCACTTTTAAGGCGGACGTCAGTGCTTATGTAACAGAATTTGGAAGCAGCAACGTCATTATCTTCGACTACGAAAACCTTGTGCTCAGCGCGGAAAGCTCTACCGCAGCCGCCACGAACGCCGTCGCACTCTTCAAACAGATGATCGGCTGGGCGCGTGAGGTATATCCCAACGCGAAGATTGGCATGTATGACTACGACTACAGCTCAACTTATGCGCCAAACAGTACGAGCGGGTACAACACCCTGCGGGCGCAGCTTTACGACGGCAGCACAAATTCGTTCGATTTCTTCGCCCCTACGATGTACCAGCGCTGGTCTACCCACACGGCATGGGACCAGAACCTGGCCAATTCGATCATCAACGATTCAGCCGTTAACCACGCGAATGGACTAAATCTGCCAATCTATCCGTACTTTTCTCCATACACTAGCGGCAACACATCCTCCCCCCTGCTAGCCGACTCCGAGTTCCAATCCGAACTTACTGACATGACCTCCTGCAGCACCGTCTCAAGCACGGCATGTCAGTCCATCCTGAACAGCGTGACAGCCGTTAGCGGTAGCTGTACGAAGAGTGGCAGCGGATATTCCTGTTCCCCCGTCCTTGGCGGCATCCTTTGGACAAACGGAAGTTCGAATGTATCCCCTACGGCCCCGTGGGTACTGGACGTGCTGTCTATCCTCTCTTCGCCTGTCAATACCTCCTCCTCTTACGAAATTGTGAGCATCGGCCAGAGCAATTCATGCCTGGACGGCAATACCACCGCTGGAACGGTTTCGCTGGATACCTGTGCCCAAACTGGGGGGCAGGAATGGACCTTATCCGCCGCATCCAACGGAACCTATATCATCCAGAACTACGGGTATCAGCAGGCCAATCTTGGATCGGGCAACAATTACGACTGGACGGACACAAGCAACGCGCTCACGCTCGCACCGGTGACCTCCGGTACGTCCCCAACATCCGCCCAACAGTGGCAGGTTGTTTCTCTACGAAACGGCTACTACGAGTTCGTCGAGTTTGGAGACTACTCGACCTCCGGCAACACCGACAGCGAAGAATGTCTGACCGCCACCAGCAGCGGCTTGACGACCGCGCCGTGCAATGGCAGCGCAAGCCAGATCTTCCAGATGCCATTCGTAGTTGGCGGCGGAAGCCAGGGCTTGGGAGATACGGCTGACGCCTATATCAATAATGGCTCGTCAGCCAACACCAACTTCGGCGCGAACAGTTACGTTCTGGTGGAGACGGCAGGAACCGGATACACGCGAGAGAGCTACCTGAAGTTTGATGTATCCGGCATTACGGGAACAATCACCAAGGCAACGGTCTACCTTGTGCCCATCACGGTAACTGGTATCGATGTGGACGCCGCGTATGTTGTCACTGATAACTCGTGGACCGGCACGGGAATTACGTGGAACAACGCTCCCGCATTCAGTTCAACGCAGCTCGCAACATGGAGCGTCTCGCCTTCCTCTGTAGGCTGGCCTGTCTTGTTTGACGTGACCTCGGCGGCGACCGCAGCACAGAGCTCCGGAGGATTGTTGTCAATTGGCATCGATGCACCCTCCGCCAGCAACTACGTCGCCTATGCTTCGCGCCGTAGCGGGACAACTTCGTATCGTCCCATGTTGGTCGTCAGCACACAATAA
- a CDS encoding TonB-dependent receptor, with amino-acid sequence MTSTAFRSLRGIAGMVRVLSCILLLSVAGTASAQNITASITGTVTDPSGAVVRYADVIARNTATGLTFSVKTNPVGVYSIQFLPPGPYTLTFKAKGYKETNISEFTLIGGQDARYDTPLSVGSATEVVTVTDVAPLINTQDATLSTTIDSKTISQLPLVSDNVMTLGLLTPGAVQPTPSGFDNIVHSGGFSNPSFNVNGNREQSNNFTVDGLDINDAIDNWASYTPSRNSLAEYRMITGNNTAEYGNANGGQVVMTTKSGTNQFHGEVFFQIQNQDLNANVWTNKHTAGGVTPAARPNLNRGYFGGALGGPIVSNRLFFFIDYRGVRQNSNSLAYYQQPDTNLQGTGQNETLVGGTAWNPEKNGVGAQVPVTSPWAQYLLSHPEIYPLCNSAPNGSNCPFVFVSGSNKYNYRGSNSGKTEINQGDIKLDYRLNDRTLISGRYTQVDNRYNPTQIARPIDTPVNGDYPYHGFIVNATTQLTDNLVNELRVGFSRSRFINIPVDISGLIGNSGLAKVGVPAPFAQIYPGIPAATMAGTQNVSSGTAALSGGGSIGRATIGVVNAFTYGDKVEWQHGRHTLKVGAQAIRYQENRYYSGNNGSLGTWTFTGNTTNANLSTGDAWGDFLAGEASSEGVGNSGGGWGQRQWRPAVYFQDDFKALPNLTLNFGLRWEFDQPMYEVNNHLSNINPYTGIVSYAGSIPSGASAGNPTTCSNGACYKAYYWGFMPRFGFNYAPESFHNRLAIRGGYGITNFQEGLGANQRLVQNIPFVFSQSATASSNFIPVKQGYGALSSPVPATANSNMLGWDPHYKPAFVQQFNFGVIYQLSNTMSAQAVYVGQLGHHLADLIGLNQTACSQFPTVTNGPYCISPLATSPLPNLATHNIQYSESEGMMNYNALQTTITKRAGYNLTFLANWTYSKSMTDSYGYYGSSGGVSGSAFAYPQDSLNLGGDYGQSYFNAKHLISFAVTYKLPIGHGGLIGKSWNPWMEGLFGGWNTSFLGNYHTGFFQTIYSSQYYKANIVSASSTRANMYRPLKIKNRSYAHWLGTDASAEGLAAFTTSPVSCGGKTINVVTGTVGSTGVAGRTGSSNQTINTPTTSACATNPNGYSLNPSAQYASVAHPAIPVMNITAGTITTYYSNDNGTSAFGDELTTGFGTSKTGSVEQPGYHNFDASISKDFLLPHSISVGFRADAYNVLNGVSWGSFNANISSNSFGSITSSPGTNTVERHLQLGLNVKF; translated from the coding sequence ATGACGTCTACAGCGTTTCGCAGTCTTCGTGGAATAGCCGGAATGGTGCGCGTCCTCTCCTGTATTCTCTTGCTCAGCGTGGCAGGGACAGCTTCGGCCCAGAACATCACGGCTTCCATTACGGGTACGGTCACCGACCCCTCCGGCGCGGTGGTTAGGTATGCCGATGTCATAGCGCGCAATACGGCGACCGGCTTGACGTTCTCAGTGAAGACCAACCCGGTGGGTGTGTACAGCATTCAGTTTCTGCCTCCCGGGCCCTATACGCTTACATTCAAGGCAAAGGGTTATAAGGAGACAAACATCAGCGAGTTTACGCTGATCGGCGGTCAGGACGCGCGCTACGACACACCTCTCTCGGTGGGTTCCGCTACGGAAGTGGTCACAGTCACAGATGTTGCTCCGCTGATCAATACGCAGGACGCGACGCTGAGTACGACCATCGATTCCAAGACGATCTCGCAGCTCCCACTAGTCTCTGATAATGTGATGACGCTTGGACTGTTGACGCCTGGCGCTGTCCAGCCTACGCCCTCCGGTTTCGACAATATTGTGCACTCAGGCGGCTTCAGCAACCCCAGCTTCAACGTGAATGGCAACCGTGAGCAGTCCAACAACTTCACAGTCGACGGCCTGGACATCAACGACGCGATCGACAACTGGGCAAGCTACACGCCCTCTCGCAACTCGCTGGCTGAATACCGCATGATCACCGGCAACAACACCGCAGAGTACGGCAATGCCAATGGCGGCCAGGTGGTCATGACAACCAAGAGCGGTACGAACCAGTTCCATGGAGAGGTGTTTTTCCAGATACAAAACCAGGATTTGAACGCGAACGTCTGGACCAATAAACATACCGCCGGAGGCGTCACACCTGCCGCCCGTCCTAATTTAAATCGCGGCTATTTTGGCGGGGCCCTTGGCGGTCCTATCGTGAGCAATCGGCTCTTCTTCTTTATCGACTATCGCGGAGTGCGTCAAAATTCCAATTCGTTAGCTTATTACCAGCAACCCGACACAAATCTGCAAGGCACGGGCCAGAACGAAACTCTTGTTGGTGGTACGGCCTGGAATCCAGAGAAAAATGGGGTAGGAGCTCAGGTTCCAGTGACCAGTCCCTGGGCACAATATCTGCTCTCGCATCCCGAGATCTACCCGCTTTGCAACAGTGCGCCAAATGGGTCCAACTGTCCATTTGTGTTTGTGAGCGGATCAAACAAATACAACTATCGTGGCTCTAACTCGGGCAAGACGGAGATCAATCAAGGCGATATCAAGCTGGATTACAGGCTGAATGATAGGACCCTTATCTCCGGTCGTTACACGCAGGTGGACAATCGATATAATCCCACGCAAATTGCCCGCCCTATCGACACGCCTGTCAATGGAGACTATCCCTATCACGGCTTTATCGTGAACGCGACGACACAACTCACAGACAACCTCGTCAATGAGCTGCGTGTCGGTTTCAGCCGCTCTCGCTTCATCAATATCCCCGTGGACATCTCAGGGTTGATCGGCAATAGCGGGCTTGCGAAAGTAGGTGTTCCCGCACCCTTTGCCCAGATCTATCCGGGCATTCCTGCGGCAACGATGGCGGGCACGCAGAATGTATCGAGCGGCACTGCTGCCCTCAGTGGAGGTGGCTCGATAGGCAGAGCGACGATCGGTGTCGTCAATGCCTTTACCTATGGCGATAAGGTGGAATGGCAACACGGCCGCCACACACTGAAGGTTGGCGCGCAGGCCATACGCTATCAGGAAAACCGATATTACTCAGGCAACAATGGCAGCCTTGGAACCTGGACCTTCACCGGCAACACGACGAATGCCAATCTCTCCACAGGCGATGCCTGGGGCGATTTCCTTGCGGGCGAAGCCAGTTCGGAAGGCGTGGGAAATTCGGGTGGCGGATGGGGACAGCGTCAATGGCGTCCGGCGGTCTATTTTCAGGATGATTTCAAGGCACTTCCAAACCTGACTCTCAACTTCGGCCTGCGTTGGGAGTTTGATCAGCCGATGTATGAAGTGAACAACCACCTGAGCAACATCAACCCATATACAGGGATTGTGAGCTACGCCGGTAGCATTCCTTCTGGCGCCTCGGCAGGGAACCCGACCACTTGCTCGAATGGTGCTTGCTATAAAGCGTACTACTGGGGTTTCATGCCTCGTTTTGGTTTCAACTACGCACCGGAATCTTTCCATAACCGCCTTGCGATCCGTGGTGGTTACGGCATCACGAACTTCCAGGAGGGCCTCGGGGCCAACCAGCGCCTGGTGCAAAATATTCCCTTTGTCTTCTCTCAGTCAGCGACTGCCAGCTCAAACTTTATTCCAGTCAAGCAGGGATATGGTGCGTTGAGCTCCCCGGTTCCTGCAACGGCGAATTCCAACATGCTTGGATGGGACCCGCACTACAAGCCGGCGTTCGTTCAGCAGTTCAACTTCGGCGTCATATATCAACTCAGTAACACCATGTCTGCGCAGGCTGTGTATGTTGGTCAGCTCGGCCATCATCTCGCGGACCTGATCGGCCTGAACCAAACCGCCTGCTCGCAGTTTCCGACTGTTACGAATGGTCCGTACTGTATCTCGCCGCTGGCCACCAGCCCACTTCCTAATCTTGCCACGCATAATATTCAATACAGTGAGTCGGAGGGCATGATGAACTACAATGCGCTCCAGACCACCATTACGAAACGTGCCGGCTATAACCTGACGTTTCTGGCCAACTGGACATATAGCAAATCGATGACCGACTCCTACGGTTACTACGGATCGAGCGGCGGCGTCAGTGGCTCTGCCTTTGCCTATCCCCAGGACTCGCTCAATCTGGGTGGTGACTACGGCCAGTCCTACTTCAACGCGAAGCATTTGATCTCCTTCGCCGTCACGTACAAACTGCCGATTGGCCACGGGGGGCTTATTGGGAAGAGTTGGAATCCCTGGATGGAGGGTCTCTTTGGCGGATGGAACACATCATTCCTTGGCAACTACCACACAGGTTTCTTCCAGACCATTTACTCTTCGCAGTACTACAAGGCCAACATCGTCAGCGCCAGTTCAACGCGGGCGAATATGTATCGTCCGCTCAAGATTAAAAACCGTTCGTATGCTCACTGGCTCGGAACCGATGCATCCGCGGAGGGTCTCGCAGCGTTCACTACGTCCCCCGTTTCATGTGGCGGAAAGACCATCAACGTTGTGACGGGTACTGTTGGAAGCACCGGCGTCGCTGGCCGCACAGGCTCCAGTAATCAGACGATCAATACGCCAACTACCTCCGCCTGCGCTACGAATCCTAACGGTTACTCTCTCAACCCGTCGGCACAATACGCCTCCGTCGCGCACCCTGCAATCCCTGTGATGAATATTACGGCGGGAACCATTACTACCTACTACAGTAACGACAACGGAACATCCGCGTTTGGCGACGAGCTAACAACGGGCTTCGGTACCTCGAAGACTGGCTCAGTTGAACAGCCCGGTTACCATAACTTCGATGCATCGATCAGCAAAGACTTTCTGCTGCCACATAGCATCTCGGTAGGTTTCCGTGCCGATGCCTATAACGTGCTGAATGGTGTGAGCTGGGGCTCCTTCAATGCGAATATCAGCAGCAATTCCTTCGGCTCTATCACCAGCAGCCCGGGCACTAACACTGTCGAGCGTCACCTGCAACTAGGGCTAAATGTGAAGTTTTAA